In a single window of the Elaeis guineensis isolate ETL-2024a chromosome 6, EG11, whole genome shotgun sequence genome:
- the LOC105060065 gene encoding heterogeneous nuclear ribonucleoprotein 1 yields MGEVEPSSSSAPSMSSPVSEQGKLFVGGISSETREEVLVDHFKKYGEVKEVVVMRDRITGNCRGFGFVKFLDPQVAERVLQEKKKHVILGRTVEVKKAMPRAKQNQSHQALHHQYANQSPYRSRGLNRSSTNNDSSNRNHSKSKKIFVGGLSDNITEDDFKNYFQNFGTITDVVVMYDSATHRPRGFGFITFDSEEAVENVMQKSFHELNGKLVEVKIAVPKDGNNHSNNSNRNNNNYNSQMMGARGPAFSNHPAGIYSPHTPRYGFFHGYAPPPWYAYGGGYYGGYAVGSYGGIGYGVPSPGPRGFWNVQELVPSGRGLVPNTATYPVYANRGFGGSFRGVAAFDNGMEYQTSSDVQTPAVASTAPSQVESVKLEAQ; encoded by the exons ATGGGGGAAGTGGAGCCGTCTTCGTCTTCTGCGCCGTCTATGTCGTCGCCGGTGTCAGAGCAGGGGAAGCTTTTCGTAGGCGGGATCTCCTCAGAAACGAGGGAAGAGGTTCTCGTGGACCATTTCAAGAAGTACGGGGAGGTGAAAGAGGTGGTGGTCATGAGAGACAGGATCACGGGTAACTGTCGGGGTTTCGGGTTCGTCAAATTTTTGGATCCACAGGTGGCGGAGAGGGTTCttcaagaaaagaagaagcaCGTAATTCTTGGGAGAACG GTAGAAGTGAAGAAAGCCATGCCAAGAGCTAAACAAAATCAAAGTCACCAAGCCCTCCACCACCAATACGCAAATCAGAGCCCCTATCGTAGTAGAGGGTTGAATAGGAGCAGTACTAACAATGACAGTAGCAACAGGAATCACTCTAAATCGAAGAAGATTTTTGTAGGTGGTTTGTCTGATAATATCACGGAAGATGATTTCAAGAATTACTTTCAGAACTTTGGTACGATAACTGATGTGGTTGTGATGTATGATAGTGCAACCCACCGGCCAAGAGGCTTTGGCTTCATCACCTTTGATTCTGAGGAGGCTGTGGAAAATGTAATGCAGAAAAGTTTCCATGAGTTGAATGGTAAATTGGTAGAGGTCAAGATAGCAGTGCCAAAGGATGGCAATAATCATAGCAATAACAGCAATcgcaataataataattataactcACAAATGATGGGTGCAAGAGGACCAGCATTTAGTAATCACCCTGCTGGGATTTACTCACCTCACACTCCTAGGTATGGATTTTTTCATGGTTATGCACCACCACCTTGGTATGCTTATGGTGGTGGTTATTATGGAGGATATGCTGTTGGAAGCTATGGTGGGATTGGTTATGGAGTTCCAAGTCCAGGCCCAAGGGGCTTTTGGAATGTTCAGGAATTGGTGCCCTCAGGGCGTGGTCTGGTGCCTAACACTGCTACGTATCCTGTCTATGCCAATAGAGGCTTTGGCGGCAGTTTTCGGGGGGTTGCTGCTTTTGATAATGGCATGGAGTACCAAACCAGCTCTGATGTGCAAACACCAGCTGTTGCTAGTACAGCACCATCGCAAGTTGAATCTGTGAAGTTGGAAGCTCAGTAA